The genomic interval AATGTGTGAATGTGTCCCTTTCCTCGCCCCACCCACGTCGATGGGCGATTGACCATAGTTCGGTGTGATCGACACTAAGTAACAATGAACTCGGAAGCGGAGGGCCCCTTGTCATGCACAGGGGAGCTTAATGCATCGAAGATTTTCTCATAATCAAACGACTCTCGACAATGGATATCTCGGCTCTTGCATTGGTAAAAAATAAAGTGAAATGCGATACTTGGTGTGAATTGCAGAATCTCGTGAACCATTGAGTTTTTGAATGCAAGTTGTGTCTGAGGCCTTGTGGCCAAGGGCATGCCTGCTTGGGTGTCATGACATCGTTGCCTTTACTCCATGCATTGTCAGTTGGTGCCGAGCGCAGAACTTGGCCTCGTGTGCCCTCGGGCACAGTCGATTGAAGAGTGGGTAGTCGGTAGTCGTCGGGCACGATAGATGTTGGTCGCTGTGAGCGGGAACAGAACGTCGTCCTCGTCATTTTCAGATGAGTCCTCAAGAGACCTTGCGTGATTGTGACACTAGATGAAAGAAAGAAAGTGTCGTATCCATTAACTTGTGGCCCTAAGTCAAGCGAGGTCACCCGTCGAAAGATGGTGAACTATGCCTGAACGAGGGGAAGCTAGAGGAAACTCTAGTGGAGGTCCGAAGTGATACTGCCGTGCAAATTGTTTCGTCTTACTTGGGTATAGGGGCGAAAGACTAATTGAACTATCTAATAACTGATTCTCTCCGAAGTTTCCCTTAGGATAGCAAGAGCTTGAGTGGGTGAGTTCTATCGGGTAAATTATAATTTACCATTTTATGATATATTCAATTAACATTATTTAGTTAAaaaacatattattattattataaaataattaaattagataaatacgtttttaacaatttattttattggtatatttaaatttatatttggacAGACTTGCGGCTACTAAATccaataaaaaataaattcttttattaaCAACAAAATCTACTCAATATAATATATTAATGGCATGGTTTAAAAAGAGTATTATTTGTCAAACGATGTTTGCATAATAAATATCTAAAATAGTGGTGTTTATATAAAAAGCACACAGTTGATTATATAAAAGGGTGAACATCCAAACATCAACGGGCAtcccattttaaaaaaatacaaaataaagggCACCCATCAATAAGTTTTTTACCGTGAAAATATCTATAATTTAACCTTGTCATGGTTACACCGTATAAAAGCTATTTAACCACTGTTACATCACGTaaaaattatcatataaaaaCTAACAATTAACTGTTACATATTTATATTAGTTATCTGCTAATTTGtagataataatatttatttgaaatataGTAAGTATTATAAAatctttttgatttattttactcattaaaatattattttaatcagattatcattttctaataaaataaaattaatataagatAATTATATTATAGTAGATGCTACaaatctattattatatattgtaACAATTACCTACTATCTTCTACCTAATCATTCATTAATATTATTAGATAATATTCATTTGAATTGTACTATAAATATGATCAACACAAAATATGTcatcttaatttattttatttattaaaatattattttaatcatgTCCTCACTCTCCAATAAATATGATCAAcacaaaataatattattatagagGTTAACAATAGAGGTTAACAATCAACTGTTATATATTACAGGAACTAATAACGAGATGCTGTATGTTATGATAGCTAGTAGCCAACTACTGTACATTGTAAAAATTAGCTGTTAAGAATATTTTGGATAATTTACTTTAAATGGAGGggcatttaagtttaattaaaaaagagATGCTAatctaataatttattaaatgatAGATGCTCTGTTAATTTTTGCCCTCTATAAAAATGCACTTTGTTTTGAAATATAGTTGCACAAGCTAAACAAAAGCATAAGTGTCTGAAAAAAAACACAATAAATGCacaaaaataatagaatttttaCAGGTAATTGCATTAAACGTGgtgtaaaaaattaaataagtgacccaaattatataaatcatcaaagtgacgcctttaaaaaaaaaatcaaaaatcaaaagtacatcactttttcaaaatattaatgtcGTTATAGTAGCTAGCCAGCTATAACTAGCTGCTATAATATgtaataattaatataatattattatattatctggtgaaatttaaataattttgattaagttgataTAGATTATTTTGATATAACAGTGcagtttaaaatttattataaaaattttaagatttaaaatttataatttagggtttaaaatttaTCCAACACTATGTGACTATTTAATAGTTTTTACAATAATGTAATAACTACTTAATAGCTTTTATTATAGTAAAAATATGATTATACTTATTTTAGACGTCTCTCACAATCCACTTCCAAGTTATGTGAAGAAAAGTAAATCATGGGGTTAATTTATAACCGACTGCCAATTGGCTAGGAGTGGAAATTTTTTTTCCTGAGACTATGACCCAAAAATTGATCTTTATCTCATTATAGTAAATCTGTCACCCTCTAGCCAATTGAACACCCTATTTAGCAGCCTCTAcaactattttaaaatcattttgataaatttaaatgtttttttaccaaattgataaaagtattttgatataataatattaaagattTTAGAGTTTATTTATAACTAtctaaatctattttaaaataattttgacccatttaattttaaaataattttgacccATTTAAAATGATATTGATGaaatttacttagttttgaataagttggtaaaaaatattttcatataataatgataattttaattaaaataaaataatcaaattttaaCAGCTATTGATAAATGTTACAcattgtagaaaaaaaaaattgttctttTCATAATCGGACGCTTTTATTTGCATTAAACATATAAAAATCGAAACAAATTTCGAAATACCAATCGAAATCAAATCGAACGAGGCCAATTTAATGCCTCAACTTGTAGAGAAAAATAAATGCTAAAATACAGGATCCATGGAGAACACATTAACCGTGCTCCATCCTTCTCTATATTTAGACGCCATCAAATGAGGCTCTCCTGCCTTCTCGCCACTTCTCCACCTATATAATCCAACTTTTGAATTAGAAATACCCTGAAAATAATATAAACAAGAAAAAATTgcacaaatttaaaataaataaataataaaaaataaaaaaattcccaAGTAAATTGCGTGATGGATTCAAGCTCTACAGCGAGGTTCGTGTTCTTGTCGTCCCTCTTCCTGGCGTCCGCCGCCTTCTCCGCCGCCCACATCGCCGACTTCGATTCGTACTGGCAGAAGCGGGCAGACGAAGCCACCAACCAGGCCCGCAGATCCTATGACCCGGATCCGGTATCCCTAACCCGACAGTTCAATCACCAAGTTGGCCAGTAATTAATTAATCGCTCCTCGTCTCTTTAACTGTATATTTCCTCCTTGATCGTTGAGTAAGTCGTGACCAAACTGACGACGCAGAGATTTGGCGAAGCAAAAGCAGAAGGGCAGAGGCCTTCGCGGCGCGAACCGGCTGCTCGTCGGCCTGTGCCAGGCGACGAACCCCATCGACCGTTGCTGGCGGTGCAGGAGCAACTGGGCGGACCGCCGGCGGCAGCTGGCGGAGTGCGCGCAGGGGTTCGGGCGCCGCGCCGGCGGCGGGAAGGCCGGCGAGTTGTACGTGGTCACCGACGCCTCCGACTCCGACGTCGTCGACCCGAAGCCGGGCACCCTCCGGTTCGGCGTCGTCCAGGACCGCCCCCTCTGGATCGTTTTCGCCCGCGACATGGTCATCCGACTCGCGGAGGAGCTCATCGTCACCAGCAACAAGACGATCGACGGCCGCGGCGCGGACGTGCGGATCGCCGGCGGAGCCGGCCTCACGCTCCAGTTCGTCCACAACGTCATCCTCCACGGCCTCCGCATACACGATATCAAGGCAGGGAACGGCGGCATGGTCCGCGTCTCCGAGAGCCACGTCGGCCGCCGCACCCGGAGCGACGGCGACGGCATCTCCATCTCTGGATCCAgtgacatctggatcgatcacgtCTCTGTGGCCAACTGCATGGATGGTCTCATCGACGCCGGGCAGAACTCCACGGCCATCACCGTCTCCAATTGCCACCTCACTCAACACAACGACGACGTATGAACACATCGCCGCTCCTCTGTTTTCCTCTGTTTCTATGAATACTAATTAATTCGACCGTGAAAATCTACAGGCAATGCTGTTCGGCGAAAGCGAGTCCTACTCCGGCGACGCGATCACGCAGATCACATTAGCCTTCAACCACTTCGGAGCCGGCCTTGTTCGGAGACTGCCCAGGTTCGCGATCTGGATCCCTACGCCGCCGTAGTTTTTCAGTGATTAACTTGAAATCACATTTGCAGATGCCGATGGGGTTTCTGCCACATCGTGAGCAATGACTACGCCCACCGGACGATGGAGGACGCCGTCGGAGGAAGAAAGAATCCGACAATCCTCGGCTACGCAACGGAGTCGGAGAACGGAGCATCCTCCGTGGAGTCGGGGTCGCCGGAGCTGAAGCAGGAGTTTCCGAGCAAGGAGAATGAGCTGATAGGGAACTACGTCAGCAGACTCACGCGATTTGCCGGCGCACTCGACTGCGTCGCCGATCAGCAATGCTGATCGTGATATCTGATTTACCAAATCTATGGAATATTAATTTGTATGTGTTTATCGATCTGATTTAGTGCACGAGGTCGATGTAGTGCCATAGGAATAACCAGGCTCGGTAAATCGAGGCTAGGCGACTATCCGGTCCTATAAAAATGTTCTATCGATTATTAAGATAAATCAAAAAGTTTTCACAATGAATCCCCCATGGAATAATGCTCCTTGAGAAGTGTTTGAAGGAAGTGtgtctcttaatttttttttttcaagttgtttaatattaagtaaattttaaaatcagtacctaatctcattttttttttttactgattgAGAGTTACAATATATGAATCTATTGGGATACTGATGAACAATATTAAATTGATTgctatattataataaacaattaaaatttttgattcctattataagataaatatataatatattattttatgctATTCCGAATTCTCTAGTAAATTAGTTTAAAAACTCAAAATGATATAGAATTAAATTGTATGTAAtcgtttaattttattaattatatttatatttatatttttaaacattatttttataTGTAGAggtaattttttaaatactaattaACGATTCAGGATATTAATACTCTGAAGAATAATATATGAATTGATTATTATAGtataataatttattatgataatgtCAGTGAAGACGATAAAAGTAAATTGGatatgatttgataattttaaaatttacctagatttgGATATTTCACAACTTTTACTAGGTTCAGTAATTTACGGATTTTTTAACGATATGTGACAAAATTACATGACatataaatattataaatatttatatattataataaaaaaatttgatttgtTTTAAACTAGATAAAAATCATGGGCCAAGGAGATGGGAGGATGGATAAGAACTCACAACTGGGCTGCCGATCCGGCCCAGATAGTCTTCCCTTCCATACCTACCCTCTTTATTACGGGCTTGCTTCGAGGAGGTCCGACATCGTTGCCACGGCTATTTCGCGAATCGCCAGGGGCGCGGCGGAGCTACAGCGCAGGTGAACGCTGCGGAGTTTCGATAGTTCCTTCCCGGCGGTTCTGCAATCCCTCAAACGGCAAGGTTGCGCCACCGTTGATTACTCGTCGTGAGTTGAGATATTGGCATCGTAAATCGATCGCTATGGAATCAGACAAGCCGCCCGCCAAGGGCTATCGAACCTCTCAAAAGTCTACAAGGTCCAGCATCGCTCTCAAGAAGATTGTGCATGAACTGCATCATGTACCTGGCCTCGTTGGCGGCATCGTTGAAAAGGGCTTTTCCTCCTCTGGTAACGGCAACAGCAGTACCGGAATCCCCTCCACCATTCCCCTTCCTCGTCCGACGGTTCTTCCTTTCCCCGTGGCTCGCCGCCGCTCACATGGCCCAGTAGGAACTTAGTAAGAATAAACAGAATTAAATTTTGAGACTTTCTTTGACATTATTTTTTTGTAACTTGCAGCACTGGACGCCGCTTGGCTCTGCGCCGATTGAGGCTGGAGAGGGTGACATGGAGGAAGATAAGGATGAAACAGATTATGATCCGATTGCTTCCTATGCAAACCCTattgagagaaaggagaagaaacccCTGGATTTTAGCAAGTGGAAGGAATTTGTTTCACAAGACGGCACTTCTTTGCCACAATCCAACAATGTAGCAAAAGCTGATGCAGGGAGAAAAAGAGAGGTGAAGAAGAGTAGTGTTCTAAATTCACCTATTTCTACCTCAAACAGTGTTTGTAAGCCAGAAAAAGATCAAATTTTGTCCAGTGAGCTGATGAATGGAAGTGTTTCCAAAAAGTTCATGCTGACAACTGAACCAAAATCCATGACGAGCAAATTAGAATCTGAAGAGGCAGATGAAAGTGGTGTGGGTTCAGCCAGTGCTATCAGCAGCATTGCTGCATGGACTGACAAAGGTTCTGATAGAGGTGATATAGAAACGTCAGAGGTCAATTGTTATGGATCTTCGTCTTTCATGGATGACATAGATGCTGAGAATCTTTCCTTGCTAAAGAACATGTCTGCAGAAGAGATATCTGAGGCACAAAATGAGATACTGGATAAGATGAATCCTTCTGTTATTGAGATGTTGAAGAAGCGGGGACAAAGCAAGTTAAGGAGTAGTAAAGTTATTGGTCAAGAAGAAAGCGATGGAAGACAAAAGGTCTCAAGTATCAAGCCAGTTGATAGTGGAAAGAGTGCAACAACTGTAGACCCTTCTGGAGTTTGGACCTCAAAGATTGAAAGCAATAATAGCTCATGGAAGTCTTGGAGTGAGAGAGTTGAGAAGGTTAGGTCATTAAGGTTTTCATTGGATGGCGATGTTTTGGAGGCTGATTCTACTCATAACATTCTCAATGGTATTATCATTGTCCTTGCACCATTAATATTAAGAGGCTAAACTATTACCAAAACACCAATTTGTTATCACACACTTTATATTTGATCCTGTAATTTTTTGGTTCTCAATTTTGGATATTTGATCAGGATTAGAATAAAGTCCAATACTAATCGGTCGGATCATTATTTACCAGTACATCATGCTGTATACTTAAATGACCTTCAAGCATAGCAtaaaatgtaaaatttggtttgTGCAATTGTTTATTCATGTGGCAGTGACATATACATACTGGTATCATAATCATATTCATGTATCACAAAAAAATTAACAATATACTTTTGACGTCATTAATCTTCAAAAGAGgacaaacaacaataataatcaaGTCATGTATTTGTCCAATTATTTGAGATTGGTACATAGTAATAAGCAAAATATAAGACCATAATATCAATATCTGGATGTTAATCTTGTTAGCTGGAGTATTCTTTGGCTTCCATTTATCCTTCTTATCATCAGTTCTAACTCATTCAAATTATCTGTGGATTTAATGGCCATTTTGGGGCATATATACCATCCGAacttttttctctttttaattcaATTACGTATCATGGTACACCTTTTTGTTCATGTGCATCAATAGaatttgtttattttgtttttgtaATCTTCTACATTCATCTAAACGTTCTTAtcattattcatttaatttttgtACATATTTTACACTCAACATCCCAACCGGTTGTTGGTGTTATCACTACTGACAACAGGAAGCTGTGATTTTAAACATTTGGGAATTATATGGGTTGCCCAAAGATTTTCTTTATTCTTCAACAAAATCCTTGCCTCTGAATTGTGAATTATGCGTATAAAATCTGTCTTTGTTTTCTCTTTCATTCATTTTGTTATTTGTTTTGCTGGTTTCCTACGGATATTAATTTATTTCTTGTCATTTAGGTGGTGGCTCTAAAGTTGGTCCTTACAATGCTGAGCATGTGACTGAGAGGGACTTGCTTCGAACTGAAGGGGATCCTGCTGCTGCAGGGTATACAATTAATGAAGCAGTATCACTTACTAGGAGTATGGTTAGTTTGATCAACTTGTTATTGCATTGTGTTTGGATTGTTCTGCTTAGTGGGTTGCTCATGGtcataaaaaggattttttttttgtgtttttttattaattaaaagacATCTCTAATTTGCATTCACAATTAGAGCAAAGAGAATTTGTCAAGGCTACAATGGTGATTTACTGGATAATTATGTTATCTCATTTCCATAATTGTTTCTCCCACTCAATCTGCTTCCTCAAATTGGACAAAGGTTGGTAGTTTTCCGTTGCATATTATCAATCTTATAGGCTTCCTATGGTAATGTAGAAACCCCATTGCATTATGCTAACTTTAGTTGTGTATCAAGGGTGACACCAGACTACTTTGGGTTTTACATTTGAAGTGAATGTAAATAGATACTTTTAAAAACGTTGTTGCTGTCAATTGTAAAATGTGGATGATTTTTTCAGATATATAATATTAAGGATGGTTGTAGCATTGCTACCTGCAGACTTGACGATTTTGGTTTATGGGAATTGTAGTTGATTATATTGTGGACATGCAACCTTGTGGCTCGAATAAGTTGGCGCTATTGTCATCGAGGACACTGCCTTCTCTCTCTCGTCTCTATTTAAAGGCAGATTCCTGTTGCATAATATTGGATCACTAAAGTGTTTCTTCATCTAAGACCTTTTTGCAGCTTAATGTTGGTCACTGTTTCCACGCTGTGCACAAATATTTTTGCAGAATCAGggttattatattatatttttgtcTTATTTTAGAACTGGCCTATGTTATTCAAGTAATACTTTGTTGCTATCTATCTTTCAACTTCAGATACCAGGGCAGAGGGCAATTGCTTTGCATCTGATAATATCTATACTCAACAAGGCTTTGTGCAACTTACAGCAAATGGATAATGATTTTCATCACGTCAGAGGAAAAAACCCCTCTGATAATCTCGTTGATTGGCAAGCTGTTTGGGCTTTTGCTCTTGGTCCTGAACCTCAGATGACTATTTCACTTAGGTAAATGTTAAGAGAATACAGAATTATGATCTCAAAAAATACTCTTGGgttttaagaattttatattAATTCAAAAATAGTTCTTGTCGAGTTATTTGGAATTTGTTTATGTTCCTGCAAAATTTTGATTGACATGGGTTCTTCAAGCTtttttcttgtctttctactttcTAAGAGATTAGCACAGTTTAAATATTTGTTCCCTCTTCACCAATACTCTTCAATAATGACGGAGAAGTTCAGCAGGTTATTTTTGTCTTCGCATGGATGAATACCAACTCTCTATCAAAACAAATTCTGCTTACAGGTGCATGTTGTTAGTCACTTACCTGGAGTGAACATCTCATCCAagtgctggtcctccttttgataTACCACCATGTATGCTTCCCAACTAATGGAAAAACCAGCCTAATaggagaaaattaaatgttacctGTAGCTTACTTTACCTAGGCTATTCACATATACATGTTTTTTTTTGGTCTTATTTGGCAGTAGATCTCTAAGAAAGCATAGTTAATATATTCAAATAGACAAACTCTACAGGTATGTTTTTGCCATTCCCACCTGGAGTGTAACAAAA from Zingiber officinale cultivar Zhangliang chromosome 6B, Zo_v1.1, whole genome shotgun sequence carries:
- the LOC121989938 gene encoding pectate lyase-like, whose product is MDSSSTARFVFLSSLFLASAAFSAAHIADFDSYWQKRADEATNQARRSYDPDPVSLTRQFNHQVGQDLAKQKQKGRGLRGANRLLVGLCQATNPIDRCWRCRSNWADRRRQLAECAQGFGRRAGGGKAGELYVVTDASDSDVVDPKPGTLRFGVVQDRPLWIVFARDMVIRLAEELIVTSNKTIDGRGADVRIAGGAGLTLQFVHNVILHGLRIHDIKAGNGGMVRVSESHVGRRTRSDGDGISISGSSDIWIDHVSVANCMDGLIDAGQNSTAITVSNCHLTQHNDDAMLFGESESYSGDAITQITLAFNHFGAGLVRRLPRCRWGFCHIVSNDYAHRTMEDAVGGRKNPTILGYATESENGASSVESGSPELKQEFPSKENELIGNYVSRLTRFAGALDCVADQQC